From the Lactobacillus sp. PV034 genome, the window ATTTTTCCTTGTTGCAAATATAAATGAGTCTCAATTTGATCAAGGACAGGTTTAACTGGACTAGAAGCCATAATTTCTTTAGTTTGATTAATATTGAAATTAGATAAACCAATATTCTTTAATTTACCTACTTGATAAGCTTCAGTTAAGGCACGATAACTACCGATTGAATCATCCATTGGCCAATGCAAAATCATCAAATCAAAATAATCTAATCCCGCTTTTGCCAATGATTCCTCAATACCAGCTTTAGTAGTTTCATATCCATCGGTCATCGCTTTAGTAGTTACAAAAATTTCTTCACGTGGAATTTTACTTTCTCTAATAGCTTCTCCTACTTCACGCTCATTCTGATAATATTGGGCTGTATCAATATGACGATAACCAATTTCAAGGGCAGTTAAAACTGCGCTTTTTGTTTCACTAGGTGGAATTTCATAAGTTCCAAAGCCAATCATCGGAGCATTTATACCTGTATTTAATTTTATTTCTTTCATCATTACCTCTTTAAGCAAAAAAGAATTTCCTAACCGGAAATTCTTTTTCTTTTACCAAATAACTACACGTTTTTCGGGATCAAGCCACATACCATCTTCTGGCTTAACGTCAAATGCTTTATAGAATTCTTCTTGGCATTGTGATTGCACGTTAGCTCTCTCTGGACCTGGTGCATGAACATCAACGGATACTTGTGTCTTAATTGATTCTGGTAATTGTTTAGTAGCCCAAACACGAGCGAAGTTTTCAAATACTTCTTTCATGTTGCCACCTTCACCCTTATTAGCTTCAACTGCTGCAGTCAAACCACCTTGGTCGGCAATATTTTCAGAAACAATTTGCTTTCCATTCAAAGTAACTGGACCATATTCAATGCCATTGAAAAGATCAATTTCTTCTTGAGTGCGCTTTTCAAATTCTGCAAAGTCTTCTTTGGTCCACCAATTCTTTAAATTACCAAATTCATCAAATTTAGCCCCATTATTATCAAAGGCATGGGAAATTTCGTGAGCAATAACTACCCCAATACCACCATAATTCAAAGCACGTGATTGCTTTAAATCATAGAATGGCTTTTGTAAGATGGCAGCTGGGAAAGTAATGTCATTTCTTTGAGGATCATAACATGCATTAACAAGGTTACCTGGCATCAGCCAAACAGTACGATCAACATTTTGTGTTAATTTTTCCAAGTTATACTTAATTTCTTCTTTACCTGCAGCAGATTCATTAGCATACAAGCTACCACCCTTAGATTCAGGGACAATTTGGAAACGATCATAGATTTTTTCAATCTTATCTGGGTAACCAATCTTTAAGATTAAAGCACGTAATTTAACAATAGCCTTTTTCTTAGTATCTTCAGAAAGCCAATCATTATCAGTGATTCTTTGTTCATAAACATCAATCATCTTATGAATCATATCTTCAACATCGGCTTTAGCTTCAGCTCCAAAGTAGGTTTGACCATAGTAAACACCTACTACTTCAGAGAACATCCCGTTAGCAATTCGGTAAGCTTGTTTAACACCAGAACTTAATTCCGGTTGACCTGATAAAGCTTGTGAAAATGGGAAAGCTGCCTCACGGAAGTCTTGTGACAAGTATGAAGCTACTGAATTAATAAAACCTGAAATCATCCAGCCTTTAATTTCTTCAAAATTATCAGGATTGATTAGCTCTTCAAAATGATCTAGGTACCGAGGTTCAGTAACAATAATTCTTTCTGGTTTTTGATCAAATAATTCACCTAGGAATTGATCAAACTTGAATGACTTAATTTTACTTTCAAAATCAGTAATTGATTCTGGATTATACATTGCTGGATAGTCAGCCCATTCTTCAGATGACTTAACTACCTTAGATAACTTCTTATCAAAAGCAAGTGCTTGGGCTACATACTTCTTGGCATCAGCTGCGCTAACTCCAGCCATGGTTAAAAGCTTTTCAGTTTGATTTTGCCAAACGTTCAAAAGATCACTCGCTGCTGGATTTTCATAAGTAGTGGTATCAGGCAAAATCAAGCTTGCACCACCAAAGTGTAAAGCGTGAACTTTAGTGTTTTTCATATCTGCTTCGACATATATACTAAATGGTAACCCAAAACCATTCTTATATAAGTTAGCAGCTTTTAAATTCAAGTCAGCAAAGTCACGCAAACCAGTTAATTCTTCAAGATCAGCTTGGATTGGCTTGGCACCATCCGCATTTCTTTTATCAAAATTATTAGCAAGCTTATATAATTCTACTGCCTTATCAAAGTTAGGCACATCAGGTAAAGCCTTTTTCCCGGCTGCAAAATCAGCAAAGTCACTCATTAACTCTTTTTCAATGTTGAGGTCAATACCATCAAAACTTGAAATACGAGAACGGTCAGAAGGAATTTTTGCATCTTCTAACCACTTTGAATTCACGGCTAAATACAAGTTATCTTGTGGGCGAGCATTTACATTAGGTTCAATAATATTGCTAGCTCCACCACGAACATTTAATTGTTTCATATTTTGTCCTCCCTTTTACGGTAAAACTTTCAAATTAAATGGTAACATTATTAAAATTTTTAGTCTATTTTTCATAAATAAAAATGCATAACTTTAAATTTCTTTAACTAAAAAAGAAGCAAGCAATTTGTACTGCTTACTTCTCCATAAATTAATGACTAAATAAAGTAATTTTATCTTT encodes:
- a CDS encoding aldo/keto reductase — translated: MKEIKLNTGINAPMIGFGTYEIPPSETKSAVLTALEIGYRHIDTAQYYQNEREVGEAIRESKIPREEIFVTTKAMTDGYETTKAGIEESLAKAGLDYFDLMILHWPMDDSIGSYRALTEAYQVGKLKNIGLSNFNINQTKEIMASSPVKPVLDQIETHLYLQQGKMHKFLVENDIVHESYSPLMENAPVLLKHPVLKQIGEKYHKNGVQALLRFLNQEHIMVIPRSTNPTHIKENFEIFDFELTPEERAEIKKLDRRQPIDGWPASMRIDE
- a CDS encoding M13 family metallopeptidase; translation: MKQLNVRGGASNIIEPNVNARPQDNLYLAVNSKWLEDAKIPSDRSRISSFDGIDLNIEKELMSDFADFAAGKKALPDVPNFDKAVELYKLANNFDKRNADGAKPIQADLEELTGLRDFADLNLKAANLYKNGFGLPFSIYVEADMKNTKVHALHFGGASLILPDTTTYENPAASDLLNVWQNQTEKLLTMAGVSAADAKKYVAQALAFDKKLSKVVKSSEEWADYPAMYNPESITDFESKIKSFKFDQFLGELFDQKPERIIVTEPRYLDHFEELINPDNFEEIKGWMISGFINSVASYLSQDFREAAFPFSQALSGQPELSSGVKQAYRIANGMFSEVVGVYYGQTYFGAEAKADVEDMIHKMIDVYEQRITDNDWLSEDTKKKAIVKLRALILKIGYPDKIEKIYDRFQIVPESKGGSLYANESAAGKEEIKYNLEKLTQNVDRTVWLMPGNLVNACYDPQRNDITFPAAILQKPFYDLKQSRALNYGGIGVVIAHEISHAFDNNGAKFDEFGNLKNWWTKEDFAEFEKRTQEEIDLFNGIEYGPVTLNGKQIVSENIADQGGLTAAVEANKGEGGNMKEVFENFARVWATKQLPESIKTQVSVDVHAPGPERANVQSQCQEEFYKAFDVKPEDGMWLDPEKRVVIW